ACCTGGTCCACGAAGAGCTTGGCCAGGCCCAGCGGCACGAGCCCGAACAGATTCCGGCTCACGCCCGAGGCCTTGATCCCGCGCTGCAGGGTGGCCGCGGCGCAGAGATAGGTGCCGAGCTGCATCAGCACGGCCGCCACCAGCCAGGCGGGCTCCGCCCGCTGCACGATCTCGGAGAAGTGCGCCCACTCGACCTTCCGAAGCGCGAACACGGCCAGCCCGGCGAGGATCGCGGTGCCCGGAAGCCAGCGAAGGAGGGATGTGAGGCGGCGGCGCGGCATGGAGGGCGATCCTACAGGCAGGGGGCGGGCGGGTCCAAGCCGGAACGGCCGGGGGTCCGGGGCCGGCCCAGGCGGCCGGGCGCCGGGAGCGCTGGACCGTGGACAGGCGGCGCCCGGTCGTTGTATACCCAGACCCCTATGCGCCTGCTGCCGACCACGCCCAAGTTCTTCGAGCTCTTCGAGCGCCAGTCCGCCACGCTGCTCCTGGGGGCACGGGCCCTCAAGGACCTGGCGGAGAACTTCGAGGACGTCGAAGCGAAGGCGCACAAGATCAAGCAGATCGAGAGCGATGGGGACCAGATCACGCACGACCTCATCGACAGCCTGAACCGGACCTTCATCACCCCCTTCGACCGGGAAGACATCCACGCCCTCGCGAGCGCGCTCGACGACGTGCTCGACAACATCGAAGGCGTCGCCAGCCGGTTCGCGCTCTTCCGCGTGCGCGAGCTGACCCCCGAGACGCGCGAGCTGATCCTGATCATCGAGCGGGCGTGTGTGGCCATCCACGAGGCCGTGAAGTGTCTCCGGAACCGCAAGGAAGTTCAGAAGAACCTGGTCGAGATCAACAAGCTCGAGAATGATGCCGACATGATCTCGCGCGACATGACGGCCAAGCTCTTCGAGACGGCCGCGGATTTCCGGGAGCTGATCAAGTGGAAGGAGCTGTACGGGCGCCTCGAGGCCACCACGGACGACTGCGAAGACGTGGCCAACATCATCGAAGGCATCTTCGTCAAGAACACCTGATCGGACCGTGAGCGCACTGACCGGCCTCGAGTCGCTCTCCACCTACGCGCTCGTCATCATCGGCCTGGCCATCGTCTTCGACTTCCTGAACGGCTTCCACGACGCCGCCAATTCCATCGCCACAGTCGTCTCCACCCGCGTCCTGACTCCGGGGTTTGCCGTGATCTGGGCGGCGTTCTTCAATTTCGTGGCGGTGTTCGTGCTGGGCGAGGCCGTGGCGAAGACGGTCGGGAAGGGGATCGTCACCCCGGAGTCGGTGAACAACCACGTGCTGCTCTCGGCCCTCGTGGGCGCGATCGTCTGGAATCTGCTCACCTGGTGGCTCGGGCTCCCGACCTCCTCGTCGCACGCGCTGATCGGCGGGCTCGTCGGCGCGGCCCTCTGCTTCGGCGGCTGGCGGGCGGTGGTGATCCCGGGGCTGACCAAGACGGCGATCTTCATCGTCATCGCGCCCTTCATGGGCCTCGTCCTCGGACTCTTCAACATGACGACCACGTCCTGGCTCTTCCGGAGGAGCGCTCCCGCCAAAGTGGACCGAT
This DNA window, taken from Candidatus Binatia bacterium, encodes the following:
- a CDS encoding DUF47 family protein; the protein is MRLLPTTPKFFELFERQSATLLLGARALKDLAENFEDVEAKAHKIKQIESDGDQITHDLIDSLNRTFITPFDREDIHALASALDDVLDNIEGVASRFALFRVRELTPETRELILIIERACVAIHEAVKCLRNRKEVQKNLVEINKLENDADMISRDMTAKLFETAADFRELIKWKELYGRLEATTDDCEDVANIIEGIFVKNT
- a CDS encoding inorganic phosphate transporter, whose product is MTGLESLSTYALVIIGLAIVFDFLNGFHDAANSIATVVSTRVLTPGFAVIWAAFFNFVAVFVLGEAVAKTVGKGIVTPESVNNHVLLSALVGAIVWNLLTWWLGLPTSSSHALIGGLVGAALCFGGWRAVVIPGLTKTAIFIVIAPFMGLVLGLFNMTTTSWLFRRSAPAKVDRLFRRLQLVSAAAYSLGHGGNDAQKTMGVIGLLLFTTGATDHFYIPTWVVIVCGLAIALGTLSGGWRIVHTLGARVTKLHPFGGFCAETAGAVSLFLATHLGIPVSTTHTITGAIVGVGATRRLSAVRWGIAGQIVWAWVLTIPAAAAVAAFTYFVTSRF